Proteins encoded together in one Thermococcus barophilus MP window:
- a CDS encoding GbsR/MarR family transcriptional regulator, translated as MGIEEARRIMMNHFANAARRFGLSELYGYIYGVLFFADEPLSLGEIAEKTGYSISHVSSALKLLESVGLVTRIKKPGDKKAYFTAIKNLKEWRKAAYYNKLLEDVRQTRVNVQKALEEIKEDKSEEAEKIREKLKFMLKRNEITEKIIKLLVRSDEERLLEKLILCLHELENERA; from the coding sequence TTGGGGATTGAGGAGGCAAGAAGGATTATGATGAATCACTTTGCAAACGCCGCAAGAAGGTTTGGACTAAGCGAGCTCTATGGGTACATCTATGGTGTTTTGTTCTTTGCAGATGAACCGCTAAGCTTAGGAGAAATTGCGGAAAAGACAGGATACTCTATTTCTCATGTAAGTTCCGCCTTAAAGCTCCTTGAAAGTGTTGGCTTAGTTACAAGGATTAAAAAGCCAGGAGACAAAAAAGCATACTTCACAGCAATAAAGAATCTAAAAGAATGGAGAAAAGCTGCATATTACAACAAGCTTCTTGAAGATGTCCGACAAACAAGGGTAAACGTCCAAAAAGCTCTTGAAGAAATCAAAGAGGACAAGAGTGAAGAAGCCGAGAAAATAAGAGAAAAGCTGAAATTTATGCTTAAAAGAAATGAAATAACAGAGAAAATTATAAAATTGCTTGTAAGAAGTGATGAAGAGAGGCTCCTCGAAAAATTAATCCTCTGCCTACATGAACTTGAGAATGAAAGAGCTTAA
- a CDS encoding Lrp/AsnC ligand binding domain-containing protein, with protein sequence MIAFILITTKTGKENEVAKNLKKISKVKEVYTLYGNYDVIAKVEVENLQRLNELGNEILKENKGILYTETLICAR encoded by the coding sequence ATGATTGCCTTTATCTTAATTACAACTAAAACCGGGAAGGAGAATGAAGTTGCAAAGAATCTCAAGAAAATCTCAAAGGTTAAAGAGGTGTACACTCTTTATGGGAACTACGATGTCATCGCCAAAGTGGAAGTTGAAAATCTGCAAAGATTAAACGAGCTTGGAAACGAAATCTTAAAAGAGAATAAAGGAATTTTATATACCGAAACTCTAATCTGTGCGAGGTGA
- a CDS encoding COG1361 S-layer family protein, protein MKKFGILLGVMIIVATFNMVLAQDTVLFEGYLNKGDAILVGPLIITLNDVQKDYLTNQYKAMFVIMKDGKIINANYTVIYVPNPSKIQSLLEDPQFLRAMAETLGYNATNPLSYAQFLAWLATASPEEIADAVFKTINEHPELGINKEDILMPMRVPQFTYIGENETIELNVDGQKVTITALEIYPNGARISISGPYEWKASLIPALITTSIEAPKSVNPGQEFTVKVHLKNEGALKAKYITVMVSPVMLNVGSGENQSSTGQALAQALSQSGVVQSALMPVNTSIKYIEFLDGKESATLEFKFKANENAQPGVYPLYVTVIYFFGVGQNIRQMQSFNFVGITVARDSDASFVIESIEKPKIVHPGEDFEVKIKLRNMGGDTAKDFLATIEPKGSLNIEEQRIQNAQLPQSNLPMEAKTPILVANRTDQYYRAIVEPNEEVELTFRLHVSEDAETGSYPVTLKLTYYSGDSKDSKSQSFEFSVQVLRKREAFIEIESIDMEPKKIEPGDEFTLTIKLRNVGEENARAFVLKIIPTQVPVQGEIKKVDLSSLQNLPIQGSQAISENLQEALNQILKELAKRNVDAFLPIGEDNVKYVPEIAPNQEVTLTFHLKANDRLENGIYPLRIGVEYLSSPDDSKISDERLIGISVLGKEQLIISKVSTSPSRVYPGMHNVEVSLSVENIGSGEAKYVLLIPKPQSPFELSDTSEQIINLGTLRQGDSANAVFRINVNEDARGGSYKLPIEIQYKDALGNSQKIMLNVPIIIHEKPKLVVENVRFDKTPMQGEEIKVYITVKNVGGEKASSVMIEGIVKSSQPFTLTKRTDYIGNLKPGQSGEGVVELSIDKDAVPKTYVIQIRMRAVGDKESGDDNVYVFEDSIKIPVEENTKQAHTLKYAGMGVGFLVVLAILATYMKRRR, encoded by the coding sequence ATGAAGAAATTTGGGATATTGCTGGGTGTAATGATTATTGTGGCGACTTTTAACATGGTTTTAGCTCAGGACACTGTGCTTTTTGAGGGATATTTAAATAAAGGGGATGCAATCTTAGTTGGTCCCCTTATAATCACGCTGAACGATGTTCAGAAGGACTACCTTACGAATCAGTACAAGGCAATGTTTGTGATAATGAAGGATGGAAAAATAATCAATGCCAACTATACTGTGATCTATGTGCCAAATCCCAGTAAGATACAGTCTCTGCTGGAGGATCCACAGTTCCTGAGAGCGATGGCAGAAACCCTCGGCTACAACGCTACGAATCCACTCTCCTACGCCCAGTTTTTGGCTTGGCTTGCTACAGCTTCTCCTGAAGAAATTGCAGATGCTGTTTTTAAGACAATTAATGAACATCCTGAGTTGGGTATAAACAAAGAAGACATTCTAATGCCAATGAGAGTTCCGCAATTTACGTACATTGGCGAGAATGAGACCATTGAGCTTAACGTTGATGGACAAAAGGTTACCATAACTGCGCTTGAGATATACCCAAACGGAGCAAGGATAAGCATAAGCGGTCCCTATGAGTGGAAAGCTTCGCTGATACCTGCACTCATAACCACGAGCATAGAAGCCCCTAAAAGTGTGAATCCGGGGCAGGAATTTACCGTAAAGGTTCATCTAAAGAATGAAGGTGCGCTGAAAGCAAAATATATAACCGTTATGGTCTCTCCGGTTATGCTGAACGTTGGAAGTGGAGAAAATCAGAGTTCAACGGGACAAGCTTTAGCTCAGGCTTTGAGCCAAAGCGGGGTTGTACAGTCTGCTTTAATGCCGGTAAATACCTCAATAAAGTACATCGAATTTCTTGATGGAAAGGAGAGTGCAACACTGGAGTTCAAGTTCAAAGCTAATGAGAATGCCCAGCCTGGTGTTTATCCACTATATGTAACTGTAATCTATTTCTTCGGTGTGGGGCAAAATATCCGGCAGATGCAGAGCTTCAACTTTGTTGGAATTACTGTAGCAAGGGATAGCGATGCATCGTTCGTAATTGAGAGCATTGAGAAGCCAAAAATAGTTCATCCCGGTGAAGACTTTGAAGTTAAAATAAAACTTAGAAACATGGGAGGGGATACTGCCAAAGACTTTTTAGCAACCATTGAACCCAAAGGCTCTTTAAATATCGAAGAGCAGCGGATTCAGAATGCCCAGCTACCTCAAAGCAATCTGCCAATGGAAGCAAAAACGCCAATTCTCGTGGCCAATAGGACTGACCAATACTATAGGGCGATTGTTGAGCCAAATGAGGAGGTTGAGCTAACTTTCAGGCTTCATGTGAGCGAAGATGCAGAGACTGGTAGCTATCCTGTAACCCTAAAGCTCACCTACTACAGTGGGGATTCAAAGGACTCAAAGAGCCAAAGCTTTGAGTTCTCAGTTCAAGTGCTTAGAAAAAGGGAGGCATTCATAGAAATTGAAAGCATTGATATGGAGCCAAAGAAAATTGAGCCAGGGGATGAGTTCACCCTTACAATAAAGCTCAGAAACGTTGGAGAAGAAAATGCAAGGGCATTTGTACTGAAAATAATTCCTACCCAAGTTCCGGTTCAGGGAGAAATTAAAAAAGTTGACCTTTCGTCGCTTCAAAACCTGCCGATTCAAGGGAGCCAAGCCATAAGTGAGAACCTCCAAGAGGCATTAAACCAAATATTAAAAGAGCTTGCAAAGAGAAATGTTGATGCATTCTTGCCTATTGGAGAAGATAACGTGAAGTATGTTCCAGAGATTGCTCCAAATCAAGAGGTAACTTTGACATTCCACCTAAAGGCAAACGATAGACTTGAAAATGGAATTTATCCATTGAGAATAGGCGTTGAGTACCTTTCATCTCCAGACGATTCAAAGATTAGTGATGAGCGCTTAATTGGCATCAGTGTTCTCGGAAAGGAGCAGCTCATAATTTCAAAGGTCTCAACTTCACCGAGCAGAGTTTACCCGGGAATGCACAACGTTGAGGTAAGCTTAAGCGTTGAGAACATTGGAAGTGGGGAGGCTAAGTATGTTCTTCTCATCCCGAAGCCCCAAAGTCCGTTTGAGCTTAGCGACACAAGCGAGCAGATAATAAACCTTGGGACGCTGAGGCAAGGGGATTCAGCAAATGCTGTCTTTAGGATTAACGTTAATGAGGATGCAAGAGGGGGAAGTTATAAGCTTCCCATAGAGATTCAGTATAAGGACGCTCTTGGAAACAGCCAGAAAATTATGTTGAATGTTCCAATAATAATCCACGAAAAGCCAAAGCTTGTTGTTGAAAATGTTCGCTTTGACAAAACTCCAATGCAAGGTGAAGAAATAAAAGTTTACATCACTGTGAAAAACGTTGGTGGAGAGAAAGCAAGCAGTGTGATGATTGAAGGCATCGTGAAGTCTTCCCAGCCTTTCACATTAACAAAGAGGACTGACTACATTGGAAATCTAAAACCTGGACAGAGTGGAGAGGGAGTTGTAGAGCTCAGCATAGATAAAGATGCAGTGCCGAAGACTTATGTCATCCAGATAAGGATGAGAGCAGTTGGGGATAAAGAAAGCGGAGACGATAACGTTTACGTTTTTGAGGACAGCATAAAAATACCAGTTGAGGAAAACACAAAGCAGGCACACACCCTGAAGTATGCTGGAATGGGGGTTGGTTTTTTAGTTGTTTTGGCAATTCTTGCTACTTACATGAAAAGACGCAGATAA
- a CDS encoding ubiquitin-like small modifier protein 1 has product MKVKVKYFARFRELAGVSEEIVELPDGAKVKDLIKIIKERHPKFKDEVFEQSEDADVNVSRNGSYVNFDEELKDGDVVALFPPASGG; this is encoded by the coding sequence ATGAAGGTTAAAGTAAAATATTTTGCCCGCTTCAGAGAGCTTGCTGGAGTTAGCGAGGAAATTGTAGAGCTCCCTGACGGAGCTAAAGTTAAAGATCTCATTAAAATCATAAAAGAGAGACATCCAAAGTTCAAAGATGAGGTTTTTGAACAAAGTGAGGATGCTGACGTTAACGTGTCAAGAAACGGGAGCTACGTGAACTTTGACGAAGAATTAAAAGATGGAGATGTTGTTGCCCTCTTCCCGCCAGCGAGCGGTGGTTGA
- a CDS encoding CDP-2,3-bis-(O-geranylgeranyl)-sn-glycerol synthase translates to MNPLFEALWYILPAYFANASPVIFKGKTPMDFGKEFIDGKRLLGDGKTWRGFFGGLLTGIFISIIQYHITPNFYGSFAVALKLGFALSLGALIGDLIGSFVKRRVGMERGYPAVGLDQWGFLIAALIFAYPIKTLSTGQVLFLLAVTPFIHWFANVFAYKMGWKSVPW, encoded by the coding sequence ATGAATCCTCTGTTTGAGGCGCTTTGGTACATTCTTCCAGCATATTTCGCAAATGCATCCCCTGTGATATTTAAGGGAAAGACCCCAATGGACTTTGGTAAGGAATTCATTGATGGAAAGCGTCTATTGGGAGATGGAAAAACCTGGAGAGGGTTCTTCGGAGGACTACTCACAGGTATTTTTATAAGCATTATCCAATATCACATAACCCCAAACTTCTATGGCTCCTTTGCTGTGGCATTAAAATTAGGATTTGCCCTTTCTTTAGGAGCCCTTATTGGTGATTTAATTGGAAGTTTTGTGAAGAGAAGAGTAGGGATGGAGAGGGGATATCCCGCTGTGGGATTGGACCAGTGGGGGTTTTTAATCGCAGCCCTAATTTTTGCATATCCTATAAAGACACTCTCAACTGGGCAAGTTTTGTTTTTACTGGCAGTTACGCCCTTTATTCACTGGTTTGCCAACGTATTTGCATATAAAATGGGATGGAAGAGCGTTCCCTGGTAG
- a CDS encoding type II toxin-antitoxin system VapC family toxin, whose translation MENLILDTDVVIDFLRGKRETIEKLKELRKTYQFIITTITAFELYLGAYKSQKREKRLLEVKAFLNTLLILELDEVSAEIAGKIAAELSKDGEPIDVRDLLIGSIAISHSIPLLTNNVKHFERLKKFGLKLLGIENANRKRT comes from the coding sequence ATGGAAAATCTGATTCTTGACACCGATGTTGTAATTGATTTTCTTAGGGGTAAACGTGAAACAATTGAAAAATTGAAAGAACTAAGAAAAACCTACCAATTCATAATAACAACGATAACTGCTTTTGAATTATATCTCGGAGCATATAAGTCCCAGAAAAGGGAGAAAAGGTTACTTGAAGTCAAAGCTTTCTTAAACACATTACTAATTCTTGAACTCGACGAGGTATCTGCCGAGATTGCTGGGAAAATTGCAGCAGAACTTTCAAAAGATGGAGAGCCAATTGACGTAAGAGATTTGTTAATTGGCTCAATCGCAATTTCACACAGCATTCCTCTCCTTACAAATAATGTAAAACACTTTGAGAGGCTCAAAAAATTTGGTTTAAAGCTTCTGGGGATTGAAAATGCTAACCGAAAGAGAACTTGA
- a CDS encoding hydrophobe/amphiphile efflux-3 (HAE3) family transporter — MLKKLAKIIVEYRIAFGLVAVFLLVVSFYGIAQLKFETNLANQLPENLPAVQDYFTVQNEFQSNEVLIVVVKIKDIKEGGVYDIRDPQVIQGIYDLEQKLRQHEYITNTMSIADVYINVLGRLPKNREESKFVLNMLPEDVRNQLISSDYTTTLIIATMNREKNTQALVRVYNEIQNDIDSVKFPQNVEVVQTGTVGILYKFLLFMQHDMYLTMAIAFLFVASLLLYFYRSPIKAVIPLIPLIFGVIMTLGFMGILRIPLDIETTTVGAMLVGMGIDYGVHVTNRYYEERKKGRSIEEAAEESIAETGKALLGAALTTIAGFSALSISVLPGLRRLSLALIMGLGLAALNAVVITPAIIILEEDLRKLITGHYEIPETRSHSGFIAKVFELMGRTVRDNPWKFLALVFVITLFFGYGLTMVTTEVRFEKMIPQNIPEIQVMNDVRYEFGGEDELDVLVKADDVRDPNVVKAIYIFEQSVLSDSYYNNAVEAESIADVVIRKYGYIPEDKEKIQQALEEYQGTPLVSSDYSMTLIRFKGNFMGVSQDEFRKIIRAFEEEIQNSEFPPGIEVSLAGDTYLNYALDKLTNTELQRISTYGTLLVVLIVILLFRSAKLSIAMATPMFLGALWTIGFMGWAGIPFSQVLAGTISMIVGLGVDYGMHLTHRFMEELEEGNPYPIVTAVKSVGPGIFIGALTTAGGFLALLFGELTPMHDFGKTLAFGIFASMLASYLVTPALLQIFYGKQIKKRGEEK, encoded by the coding sequence ATGCTCAAGAAACTTGCAAAAATAATAGTGGAATACAGAATTGCCTTCGGATTGGTGGCTGTATTTCTCTTAGTTGTCTCCTTCTATGGCATAGCTCAGCTTAAATTTGAAACCAATCTGGCAAATCAGCTTCCAGAAAATTTGCCGGCTGTTCAGGATTACTTCACTGTTCAGAATGAGTTCCAAAGCAATGAGGTTTTGATAGTTGTTGTCAAGATTAAGGATATTAAAGAAGGGGGAGTTTATGATATTAGGGATCCACAGGTTATTCAAGGAATCTATGACCTTGAGCAAAAATTGAGGCAGCATGAGTATATAACCAACACAATGAGCATTGCTGATGTTTACATAAATGTTCTTGGAAGATTGCCGAAGAATAGGGAGGAATCTAAATTCGTTCTTAATATGCTTCCCGAGGATGTCAGAAATCAGCTTATAAGCTCGGACTACACCACTACTCTGATAATCGCCACAATGAACAGAGAAAAGAATACCCAAGCTTTAGTTAGGGTTTACAATGAAATCCAAAATGATATTGATAGCGTTAAATTCCCCCAGAATGTTGAGGTTGTCCAGACTGGGACAGTGGGGATACTGTATAAGTTCCTCCTATTCATGCAGCATGACATGTATTTGACTATGGCGATAGCATTTCTCTTTGTTGCTTCCTTGCTCCTTTATTTCTACCGTTCTCCAATAAAAGCAGTTATTCCGTTAATACCCCTGATATTTGGGGTTATAATGACCCTTGGATTCATGGGAATTTTGAGGATCCCCCTTGATATTGAAACCACAACTGTCGGGGCAATGCTGGTTGGTATGGGTATTGATTATGGAGTTCATGTAACAAACAGGTATTATGAAGAAAGGAAAAAAGGGAGGAGTATAGAGGAAGCTGCGGAAGAGTCTATAGCCGAGACCGGCAAAGCCCTACTTGGGGCGGCACTTACAACAATAGCCGGTTTCTCTGCTCTCAGCATTTCAGTTCTTCCTGGACTTAGGAGACTCAGCTTAGCTCTTATCATGGGTCTTGGACTTGCGGCACTTAATGCTGTTGTTATAACTCCGGCAATCATAATCCTTGAAGAGGACTTGAGAAAACTCATTACTGGACACTATGAAATACCAGAAACAAGATCCCACTCTGGATTCATAGCAAAGGTCTTTGAATTGATGGGAAGAACAGTTAGAGATAATCCATGGAAATTTTTGGCTTTGGTTTTTGTTATAACCCTGTTCTTTGGTTATGGTCTCACAATGGTAACAACAGAGGTGAGATTTGAAAAGATGATACCCCAGAACATCCCCGAAATCCAAGTCATGAACGATGTTAGATATGAATTTGGAGGTGAAGACGAGCTTGATGTCCTTGTAAAGGCTGATGATGTTAGGGATCCGAATGTTGTAAAAGCAATCTATATTTTTGAGCAAAGTGTTCTCTCGGACTCCTATTATAACAATGCCGTAGAGGCAGAGAGCATAGCTGATGTTGTGATCAGAAAATACGGCTACATCCCAGAGGATAAGGAAAAGATACAGCAAGCTCTTGAAGAATACCAGGGGACGCCTCTTGTTAGCTCTGATTACTCTATGACATTGATTCGCTTTAAAGGAAATTTCATGGGGGTTAGTCAGGACGAGTTCAGAAAAATCATACGGGCTTTTGAAGAGGAAATCCAGAATTCAGAATTTCCTCCGGGGATTGAGGTCTCATTGGCTGGGGATACATATCTTAATTATGCACTTGATAAGCTTACAAACACTGAACTTCAAAGAATCTCTACCTATGGAACTCTCCTCGTAGTGCTTATAGTGATACTGCTCTTTAGAAGTGCAAAGCTCTCAATTGCAATGGCAACTCCCATGTTCCTTGGAGCTTTATGGACAATTGGCTTCATGGGCTGGGCTGGAATACCCTTCAGCCAAGTTCTGGCTGGAACCATTTCAATGATTGTTGGTTTGGGTGTTGATTATGGGATGCATCTCACCCACAGATTTATGGAGGAGCTTGAAGAGGGCAATCCTTATCCGATTGTTACGGCTGTTAAAAGTGTAGGTCCTGGTATTTTCATCGGTGCATTAACAACCGCTGGAGGATTTTTGGCTTTACTCTTTGGTGAGCTCACACCTATGCACGATTTTGGAAAAACCCTTGCATTTGGAATATTTGCATCAATGCTGGCGTCATATCTTGTTACCCCTGCTTTGCTTCAGATATTTTACGGTAAACAAATAAAGAAAAGAGGTGAAGAGAAATGA
- a CDS encoding ThiF family adenylyltransferase, with translation MLTERELERYDRQIRIFGVEGQEKLKKAKVAVVGVGGLGSPVAYYLAAAGVGTLLLIDEQIPELSNLNRQILHWEEDIDKNPKPPSAKWKLERFNSDIKVETFVGKLTKENIEEILADVDVIVDCLDNFETRYLLDEFAHKRGIPLVHGAVEGMFGQVTTIIPGKTKCLREIFPKPPKKKEKFPILGATAGVIGTIQAAEVIKLITGYGEPLANKLLIVDLAHGSFEVLNLD, from the coding sequence ATGCTAACCGAAAGAGAACTTGAGAGGTATGACAGACAGATCAGGATTTTTGGAGTGGAAGGTCAAGAAAAGCTCAAAAAGGCTAAAGTAGCTGTCGTTGGAGTTGGAGGGCTTGGAAGTCCAGTTGCTTATTATTTGGCGGCTGCAGGAGTTGGGACTTTACTCTTAATTGATGAGCAAATACCAGAGCTGAGCAACTTAAACAGGCAGATACTCCACTGGGAAGAGGACATAGATAAAAATCCCAAGCCCCCCTCAGCTAAATGGAAGCTTGAAAGGTTCAATTCAGACATAAAAGTTGAGACATTTGTGGGAAAGCTTACAAAAGAGAACATCGAAGAGATTTTAGCCGATGTAGATGTTATAGTTGATTGTTTGGATAATTTTGAAACAAGGTACCTTTTGGATGAGTTTGCCCATAAGAGAGGAATTCCGTTGGTTCATGGAGCAGTTGAAGGAATGTTCGGACAAGTTACAACCATAATCCCCGGAAAGACAAAATGTCTGAGGGAGATATTCCCAAAGCCGCCAAAGAAAAAAGAGAAGTTCCCGATTTTAGGGGCAACTGCTGGAGTCATTGGAACCATCCAAGCAGCTGAAGTTATTAAGCTGATCACAGGCTATGGGGAGCCATTAGCAAACAAGTTATTGATAGTTGATTTGGCACATGGAAGCTTTGAAGTTCTCAACTTAGATTAA